A window of the Synechococcus sp. LTW-R genome harbors these coding sequences:
- a CDS encoding DUF1257 domain-containing protein, with amino-acid sequence MSHLSILPTVLQDERLLAQALEELGYTVHWGGHLQGFADQREPVTLWVQVTPEQQLGWTRHSDGSLALVGDLQRLGRSHSVQQLVGQITRTYAALRALEAAATELSSASVELIS; translated from the coding sequence ATGTCCCATCTCTCCATCCTGCCAACGGTCCTCCAGGACGAGCGGCTCCTCGCTCAGGCCCTCGAGGAGCTCGGCTACACGGTCCATTGGGGAGGGCATCTCCAGGGCTTTGCGGATCAACGGGAACCCGTCACCCTGTGGGTTCAGGTCACTCCAGAACAGCAGTTGGGATGGACGCGCCACAGCGACGGCAGCTTGGCGCTGGTCGGGGATCTGCAACGCCTCGGCCGCTCCCATTCGGTCCAGCAACTGGTGGGCCAAATCACGCGGACCTATGCCGCCCTACGGGCACTGGAAGCGGCAGCCACGGAGCTCTCCAGCGCTTCCGTTGAATTGATCAGCTGA
- the dapF gene encoding diaminopimelate epimerase, with the protein MFQFSKYQGLGNDFLMLDGRQSGETDFLFGLTPELVVQLCDRRFGVGGDGVILALPPNAGGELRMRIFNADGTEPEMCGNGIRCLARFLADCDGDGPGRTWQVDTLAGRIVPELLPDGTIRVDMGAPFLEPSAIPTTLEVGEAGLPVGELEIDGERFAVAAAGMGNPHVVVPVDAVDEIDLDRFGSQLEVHPAFPAKTNVHFVEVLSPSHLVMRVWERGAGPTLACGTGACATLVACHRLGLAERTARLDLPGGPLQIHWDAISGKVFMDGPAEHVFDGSIPSPEAVAAARQQAIAPVQEQPQATPTSDGRIDCATVCANGCIQPENCPSEAARAKVAALLDSTSLDDLVTIATNSLESRTRARFERET; encoded by the coding sequence GTGTTCCAATTCAGCAAGTACCAAGGGCTTGGTAACGACTTTTTGATGCTCGACGGGCGTCAATCAGGCGAGACCGACTTTCTGTTTGGTTTGACACCGGAGCTGGTCGTTCAGCTCTGCGACCGTCGTTTTGGTGTCGGTGGCGATGGCGTGATCTTGGCCTTGCCGCCGAATGCCGGCGGCGAGCTGCGCATGCGCATCTTCAATGCCGATGGCACCGAGCCCGAGATGTGCGGCAATGGGATCCGCTGTCTGGCACGCTTCCTGGCGGATTGCGATGGCGATGGACCTGGCCGCACCTGGCAGGTGGACACCCTGGCTGGGCGCATCGTCCCTGAACTACTTCCCGACGGAACGATCCGCGTGGATATGGGGGCTCCCTTCCTGGAGCCGAGCGCGATCCCCACAACGCTGGAGGTCGGGGAGGCGGGGCTCCCGGTCGGTGAGCTCGAGATTGACGGCGAGCGCTTTGCCGTGGCCGCCGCTGGCATGGGGAACCCCCATGTAGTGGTGCCGGTGGATGCCGTCGATGAGATCGACCTCGACCGCTTCGGCAGCCAGCTGGAGGTGCACCCGGCCTTCCCCGCCAAAACCAACGTGCATTTTGTGGAGGTGCTCTCGCCCTCTCATCTCGTGATGCGGGTCTGGGAACGGGGTGCGGGCCCGACCCTCGCCTGCGGCACCGGAGCCTGCGCGACCTTGGTGGCCTGTCATCGTCTCGGCCTCGCGGAACGAACGGCCCGCCTGGATCTCCCCGGCGGCCCGCTCCAGATCCATTGGGATGCCATCAGCGGCAAGGTCTTTATGGATGGTCCCGCGGAGCATGTCTTTGACGGATCGATCCCGTCCCCCGAGGCGGTCGCCGCTGCCCGTCAGCAAGCCATCGCCCCAGTCCAGGAGCAACCCCAGGCCACGCCGACCAGTGACGGCCGCATTGACTGCGCCACCGTTTGCGCCAACGGCTGCATCCAGCCTGAGAATTGCCCGAGCGAAGCGGCCCGGGCCAAGGTGGCGGCCCTGCTCGACAGCACGTCGCTGGATGACCTGGTGACGATCGCGACCAATTCGTTGGAGTCGCGCACACGGGCGCGTTTCGAGCGGGAGACATGA
- a CDS encoding N-acetylmuramoyl-L-alanine amidase, with product MVRLVPEQPLRHPSRRALGLALVALAATALVPLWQRDSQRSVHVSAPLPNARPAPLPPAQAAWSTPLSNQCAVTDRALVARMKAQQEGYATNLKRVRIDPSNYAQRDAHDAFGNPLATTPTLVVLHETVFGLQSALNTFIKYNPRDEDQVSYHLLIGENGEVVEALHPRFRAYGAGYSAFNGEWAVLNPELPGSINNFALHLSLETPLDGENNAESHSGYSSAQYDSLAVVLADWMKRYHIPKERITTHRHVDLGAERADPRSFNWQALQQRLAALGVLC from the coding sequence ATGGTCCGCCTCGTCCCGGAGCAACCCCTTAGGCATCCGTCCCGGCGGGCCCTGGGCTTGGCCTTGGTTGCGTTAGCGGCTACGGCGTTGGTTCCGCTTTGGCAACGGGACAGCCAGCGTTCGGTTCATGTATCCGCTCCGCTGCCGAATGCCCGGCCCGCTCCGCTGCCACCCGCCCAGGCCGCTTGGAGTACTCCACTGTCAAATCAGTGCGCGGTCACTGACCGGGCGCTCGTCGCGCGAATGAAGGCCCAGCAAGAGGGCTACGCGACGAACCTGAAGCGGGTGCGGATTGATCCCTCCAATTACGCCCAGCGCGATGCGCATGATGCGTTTGGCAATCCACTTGCCACGACTCCAACGCTTGTTGTGCTGCATGAGACGGTCTTCGGGCTGCAGTCCGCGCTGAATACCTTCATCAAGTACAACCCCAGGGATGAGGATCAGGTCAGTTATCACCTCTTGATTGGCGAGAACGGTGAGGTCGTCGAGGCGCTGCATCCGCGCTTCCGCGCCTACGGAGCGGGCTATTCAGCCTTTAACGGTGAGTGGGCTGTTTTGAACCCCGAGTTGCCTGGATCAATCAACAATTTTGCGCTGCATCTGAGCCTGGAAACCCCACTGGATGGTGAGAACAACGCAGAGAGCCACAGTGGCTACAGCTCAGCGCAGTACGACTCCCTGGCTGTTGTCCTGGCGGACTGGATGAAGCGGTATCACATCCCCAAAGAGCGGATCACGACCCATCGCCATGTGGATCTCGGCGCAGAGCGTGCCGATCCCCGCAGTTTCAATTGGCAGGCTCTGCAGCAGCGGCTCGCGGCCCTTGGCGTGCTCTGTTAG
- a CDS encoding glucose-6-phosphate isomerase, which yields MSSHPSAPALDPASQWQRFCRQIWHNPELGFWLDVSRMGLDEPTMTSLKPRFDSAFQAMAALESGAIANADEHRQVGHYWLRSPQLAPDPASGVHIQAEVDRIESFGRDVLSGAIGNASGDAFTDVLWIGIGGSGLGPLLMIRALQDPGAGLPFHFFDNVDPDGMRRTLASIGSRLKTTLVIVVSKSGGTPEPHIGMLQARRAVEAAGGSWSQQAVAVTMVDSKLDREAKDAVWLARFDMFDWVGGRTSITSAVGLLPGVLIGSDIREFLAGAAQMDAVTRVGDFDNNPAALLAAAWYSACGGKGQRDMVVLPYRDRLEVFSRYLQQLVMESLGKKLDRNGQVVHQGIAVYGNKGSTDQHAYVQQLRDGVDNFFVTFVEVLEDPGDIPPLEGENPGDFLDGFLQGTRSALTEEGRFNLSITMQRLNAHSLGALIALFERAVGFYGELVNVNAYHQPGVEAGKKAAAALLDLQSRLEMVMADQREHTLVELQSKLDLETAEPLYWILRHLCANRRHISAQGEWGNPESLVFIHD from the coding sequence ATGTCTTCTCACCCCTCTGCCCCCGCTCTGGATCCCGCAAGCCAGTGGCAGAGGTTCTGTCGTCAGATTTGGCACAACCCTGAGCTCGGCTTCTGGTTGGACGTCAGTCGAATGGGCCTTGATGAGCCCACAATGACGTCCCTCAAGCCCCGCTTTGATTCCGCATTCCAGGCGATGGCAGCCCTGGAGTCCGGTGCGATTGCCAACGCGGATGAGCATCGGCAAGTCGGTCACTATTGGCTGCGCTCACCCCAGCTCGCTCCGGATCCCGCCAGCGGTGTCCACATCCAGGCCGAGGTGGATCGGATCGAATCCTTTGGCCGTGACGTCCTGAGCGGTGCCATTGGCAATGCGTCCGGTGACGCCTTCACCGACGTCCTATGGATTGGCATCGGTGGCTCGGGTCTCGGTCCCTTGCTGATGATCCGTGCCCTTCAGGACCCGGGTGCCGGCCTGCCGTTCCACTTCTTCGACAACGTCGATCCCGATGGGATGCGCCGCACCTTGGCGTCCATTGGCTCGCGCCTAAAGACCACCCTCGTGATCGTCGTCAGCAAATCCGGCGGCACCCCTGAACCCCACATCGGCATGCTCCAGGCGCGCCGGGCCGTTGAAGCCGCGGGCGGCAGCTGGTCCCAGCAGGCCGTGGCCGTGACCATGGTCGACAGCAAGCTCGACCGCGAAGCCAAAGATGCCGTCTGGTTGGCCCGCTTCGACATGTTCGATTGGGTCGGTGGTCGCACGAGCATCACCAGTGCCGTGGGTTTGCTCCCTGGGGTCCTGATCGGTTCTGACATCCGCGAGTTCCTCGCCGGTGCCGCCCAGATGGATGCGGTCACGCGCGTTGGCGATTTCGATAACAACCCGGCGGCGCTCCTCGCCGCCGCTTGGTACTCCGCCTGTGGCGGAAAGGGGCAGCGCGACATGGTGGTCTTGCCCTACCGCGACCGGCTGGAGGTGTTCAGCCGCTATCTCCAGCAGTTGGTCATGGAGAGCCTCGGCAAGAAGCTCGACCGCAATGGCCAAGTCGTCCACCAAGGCATCGCCGTCTACGGCAACAAGGGCTCAACCGATCAACACGCCTATGTCCAGCAGCTGCGTGATGGCGTGGACAATTTCTTCGTGACCTTTGTGGAGGTCCTCGAGGATCCCGGTGATATCCCGCCCCTCGAGGGGGAGAACCCTGGGGACTTCCTGGATGGCTTCCTGCAGGGCACCCGCTCCGCCCTGACCGAGGAAGGGCGCTTCAACTTGAGCATCACCATGCAGCGCCTCAATGCCCACAGCTTGGGGGCGTTGATCGCCCTCTTTGAACGGGCCGTTGGCTTCTATGGCGAGCTCGTCAATGTGAACGCCTACCACCAGCCCGGCGTCGAGGCCGGCAAGAAGGCTGCCGCGGCTCTCCTGGATCTCCAGTCCAGGCTCGAGATGGTTATGGCCGACCAACGCGAACACACCCTGGTGGAGCTTCAAAGCAAGTTGGATCTCGAGACGGCAGAGCCCCTCTATTGGATCCTGCGCCACCTCTGTGCCAACCGCCGCCACATCTCAGCGCAAGGGGAATGGGGCAACCCCGAGTCCCTGGTCTTCATCCACGACTGA
- a CDS encoding M61 family metallopeptidase, giving the protein MTGTVQVQLDLSNPQSHLVGVQLSFEAPHQKQRVSLPGWTPGSYLIRDYVKQLEGLKAHQLGQALSITRTDPASWCLEADPAGGPVTITYAVMATELTVRTCHMDQDHGFLALAAVVLEVEGKRWHPHQLRCHLPQNWSAFVPLPQEPTGAWLASDLDHLIDSPIEAGPHQEHRFAVHGVPHRWVTWFADPATEAWFVGRHPEFFNDVEQICRACCRLMGQSVPASSDYLFILHLLDEGYGGLEHDDSTVLVYGRRNLEAENGYRKLLQLIAHEYFHQWNVRRLTPAELRPIDYQRATVIPTLWFAEGVTSYLDQLLPLQAGLTAAGDYFKDLGEDLSRYLLSPGRQVQTLRESSEEAWVKLYKADAYSASSQISYYLKGAVVSLCLDLHLRRHHSSLATVMRSLWQSHGRHRRGYQEADLFAAFEAEVPGLAALLGRWLTDVDDPDCSGYLLDVGLALEPEMSSHPWTGMTTRQDAGRLVVQRVQRHSPAERAGLMVGDELIGLAGQRLTQPDQIPALLQAEQNQPLLMARRSALRELTLCSAPPHPKRYVLAPVATVSAAQQAAQEAWLQQRAG; this is encoded by the coding sequence ATGACTGGAACGGTTCAGGTCCAACTTGATCTGAGCAACCCTCAGAGTCATCTCGTGGGCGTCCAGCTCAGTTTTGAGGCTCCCCACCAGAAACAACGGGTCTCGCTTCCGGGCTGGACCCCGGGCTCGTACCTAATCCGTGATTACGTCAAACAGCTGGAGGGGTTGAAGGCCCACCAGCTGGGCCAAGCCCTGTCGATCACGCGGACTGATCCGGCCAGTTGGTGTTTGGAGGCCGATCCCGCCGGCGGTCCGGTAACGATCACCTATGCGGTCATGGCCACGGAGCTGACGGTCCGCACCTGCCATATGGACCAGGACCATGGCTTTTTGGCGTTGGCCGCCGTTGTTCTTGAGGTGGAGGGGAAGCGCTGGCACCCCCACCAGCTGCGTTGCCATCTGCCCCAGAACTGGAGTGCCTTTGTTCCTCTACCGCAGGAACCCACGGGGGCATGGCTGGCTTCGGACCTGGATCACCTCATCGACAGTCCGATCGAAGCGGGGCCCCATCAGGAGCACCGTTTCGCGGTTCACGGCGTACCCCATCGTTGGGTCACCTGGTTTGCCGACCCCGCCACCGAAGCGTGGTTCGTCGGCCGGCACCCGGAGTTTTTCAACGACGTCGAACAGATCTGTAGGGCCTGTTGCCGACTGATGGGGCAAAGCGTTCCCGCCAGTTCGGACTATCTCTTCATCCTGCATCTGCTGGATGAGGGTTACGGCGGTCTTGAGCACGACGACAGCACCGTTCTCGTCTACGGCCGCCGGAACCTAGAAGCGGAGAACGGCTACCGGAAGCTCCTGCAGCTGATCGCCCATGAGTACTTCCACCAGTGGAACGTCCGTCGCCTAACCCCAGCGGAGCTGCGACCGATTGACTACCAGCGCGCCACAGTGATTCCCACCCTGTGGTTCGCCGAAGGGGTCACCAGTTACCTCGACCAGCTCCTGCCCCTACAGGCCGGGTTGACCGCCGCTGGGGACTATTTCAAGGATCTTGGTGAGGATCTCAGCCGCTACCTCCTGAGTCCAGGGCGTCAGGTGCAGACCCTCCGTGAGAGCAGCGAGGAAGCCTGGGTCAAGCTCTACAAGGCGGATGCCTACTCCGCCAGTAGTCAGATCAGCTACTACCTCAAGGGAGCTGTGGTCTCGCTTTGCCTGGACCTGCACCTGAGGCGCCATCACAGTTCGCTGGCCACGGTCATGCGCAGCCTTTGGCAGAGCCACGGGCGTCATCGCCGCGGCTATCAGGAAGCGGATCTCTTCGCTGCTTTCGAGGCCGAGGTTCCCGGTCTCGCTGCCCTTCTGGGGCGCTGGTTGACGGATGTCGACGATCCGGATTGTTCTGGCTACCTGTTGGATGTAGGCCTGGCGTTGGAGCCGGAGATGTCCAGCCATCCATGGACGGGGATGACCACGCGGCAGGACGCTGGACGACTGGTTGTGCAGCGTGTGCAGCGCCATAGCCCAGCTGAACGGGCTGGCCTGATGGTGGGTGATGAACTGATTGGCCTGGCGGGTCAGCGGCTGACCCAGCCCGATCAGATCCCAGCACTGCTTCAGGCGGAGCAGAACCAACCTCTGCTCATGGCCCGTCGCTCAGCCCTGCGGGAGCTGACGCTCTGCAGCGCTCCGCCCCATCCGAAGCGATATGTGCTCGCCCCGGTGGCGACCGTGAGTGCCGCACAGCAGGCGGCCCAGGAGGCCTGGTTGCAACAGCGCGCGGGCTAG
- the leuS gene encoding leucine--tRNA ligase, which yields MSESSRYQPQATEAGWQRAWKANGLHSTPEVKAGDDAFYALSMFPYPSGNLHMGHVRNYVITDVVARVQRLRGKKVLHPMGWDAFGLPAENAAIERGVDPGAWTDQNIASMRDQLDQLGLSIDWERELATCHADYYRWTQWLFLQFLEAGLAYQKDATVNWDPIDQTVLANEQVDSESRSWRSGALVEKRKLRQWFLKITDYAQQLLDDLPKLEGWPERVRTMQANWIGRSTGAELQFTVVDANGQDTDERVTVFTTRPDTLFGASYVVLAPEHPLVAGLTSAAHQTEVEAFCDLVSRQSEQERTAEDKPKRGVAIGSQVRNPANGELLPIWIADYVLSEYGTGAVMGVPAHDQRDFLFARQYELPVKQVIIPEGSDEHAFEGGAWTESGVLIHSGDFDGLTNEAAKAAITKAGEADGWAREKVQFRLRDWLISRQRYWGCPIPVIHCDSCGVVPVPSEQLPVELPRDVAFSGKGGSPLAQLDQWVNVDCPCCGKPARRETDTMDTFMCSSWYFLRYSDAKNSQLPFAKEAVDQWLPVDQYVGGIEHAILHLLYSRFFTKVLRDRGLLGFDEPFQRLLTQGMVQGITYKNPKTGKYIPPSEVADATDPRDPLTGDALDTFFEKMSKSKYNGVDPAVVIDKYGADTARMFILFKAPPEKDLEWDDADVEGQFRFLQRIWRLADAALERGLSLAGDAGSTAAVAAALGSGPALSPADQELRRAVHTAIHEVTEDLDGDVQFNTAVSELMKLSNAMGTHLAGSADVFACEALRTLLILLAPFAPHIAEELWLKLGGRSEGDSLAETSIHTQTWPQSDASALVRDTVPLVIQIKGKVRGNLEVPADADKATLEKLTLESEIAAKWLEGKAPSRVIVVPGKLVNLVP from the coding sequence GTGAGCGAGTCCAGCCGCTACCAACCCCAGGCCACGGAGGCCGGCTGGCAACGGGCCTGGAAGGCGAATGGGCTGCACAGCACCCCTGAGGTCAAGGCAGGCGATGACGCCTTCTATGCCCTCTCGATGTTCCCCTACCCCTCGGGGAACCTGCACATGGGTCACGTGCGGAACTACGTGATCACGGACGTGGTCGCCCGGGTTCAACGCCTACGCGGAAAAAAAGTCCTCCATCCAATGGGATGGGACGCCTTTGGTTTGCCCGCGGAGAACGCAGCAATCGAACGGGGTGTCGACCCAGGGGCCTGGACGGACCAAAACATCGCGTCCATGCGCGATCAGCTGGATCAACTCGGGCTCTCGATCGACTGGGAGCGCGAGCTGGCGACTTGCCACGCTGACTACTACCGCTGGACCCAGTGGCTGTTCCTTCAATTCCTTGAGGCCGGCCTGGCCTATCAGAAGGACGCCACCGTCAATTGGGACCCCATTGACCAGACCGTGCTCGCCAATGAGCAGGTGGACAGCGAAAGCCGTTCCTGGCGTTCCGGCGCGTTGGTGGAGAAGCGCAAGCTGCGTCAGTGGTTCCTGAAGATCACCGACTACGCCCAACAGTTGTTGGATGACCTCCCGAAATTGGAGGGTTGGCCCGAACGGGTCCGCACGATGCAGGCCAACTGGATCGGCCGCAGCACCGGTGCTGAGCTCCAATTCACGGTCGTCGATGCAAACGGTCAGGACACGGATGAACGGGTCACCGTGTTCACCACCCGACCGGACACCCTGTTTGGGGCGAGCTATGTCGTGCTGGCTCCAGAGCACCCCTTGGTGGCGGGTCTGACCAGCGCAGCCCACCAGACGGAAGTTGAGGCCTTCTGCGACTTGGTCTCGCGTCAGAGCGAACAGGAGCGCACCGCGGAGGACAAACCCAAGCGCGGCGTTGCGATTGGCTCTCAGGTGCGTAACCCCGCCAATGGCGAACTGCTCCCGATCTGGATTGCTGACTACGTCCTGTCGGAGTACGGCACCGGGGCCGTGATGGGTGTGCCTGCCCATGACCAGCGGGACTTCCTCTTCGCTCGTCAGTACGAACTGCCGGTCAAGCAGGTGATCATTCCTGAGGGCAGTGATGAACATGCCTTCGAAGGAGGTGCCTGGACCGAGTCCGGAGTCTTGATCCACTCCGGTGATTTCGATGGCTTAACCAACGAGGCCGCGAAAGCCGCCATCACCAAGGCCGGCGAAGCGGACGGCTGGGCGAGGGAGAAGGTGCAGTTCCGCCTCAGGGACTGGTTGATCTCCAGGCAGCGCTACTGGGGTTGTCCCATCCCGGTGATCCACTGCGACAGCTGCGGCGTCGTTCCGGTTCCCAGCGAACAGCTGCCCGTCGAGCTTCCCCGTGATGTCGCCTTCAGCGGCAAGGGTGGCTCACCGCTGGCCCAGCTTGACCAATGGGTCAATGTCGATTGCCCCTGCTGCGGCAAACCGGCCCGCCGGGAGACCGACACCATGGACACCTTCATGTGTTCCAGCTGGTATTTCCTGCGCTACAGCGACGCCAAGAACAGTCAGCTGCCCTTTGCCAAGGAGGCCGTTGATCAATGGCTGCCGGTCGACCAGTACGTCGGTGGCATTGAGCACGCGATCCTTCACCTGCTCTACTCGCGCTTCTTCACCAAAGTCCTGAGGGACCGAGGTCTCCTCGGATTCGACGAGCCCTTCCAACGGCTCCTGACCCAGGGCATGGTCCAGGGCATTACCTACAAGAACCCGAAGACCGGCAAATACATCCCACCGTCGGAGGTGGCCGATGCCACCGATCCCCGGGACCCCCTCACCGGTGATGCCCTGGATACCTTCTTCGAGAAGATGTCCAAGTCCAAGTACAACGGTGTCGATCCCGCCGTCGTCATCGACAAGTACGGCGCGGACACCGCGCGGATGTTCATCCTCTTCAAGGCTCCGCCTGAAAAGGATCTCGAGTGGGATGACGCGGATGTGGAAGGCCAATTCCGTTTCCTGCAACGGATCTGGCGTCTGGCGGATGCGGCCCTCGAACGGGGTCTGAGCCTGGCCGGGGATGCCGGCTCCACGGCAGCCGTCGCCGCGGCTCTCGGATCGGGTCCAGCGCTCTCGCCGGCCGACCAGGAGCTACGGCGCGCCGTCCACACTGCGATTCACGAGGTGACCGAAGACCTCGATGGAGACGTTCAGTTCAATACGGCGGTCTCCGAACTGATGAAGCTCAGCAATGCCATGGGCACGCACCTGGCGGGCAGTGCTGATGTTTTTGCCTGTGAGGCCCTGCGCACCCTCTTGATTTTGCTGGCTCCTTTCGCACCTCACATAGCCGAGGAGCTCTGGCTGAAGCTCGGAGGACGCAGCGAGGGCGACAGCCTGGCTGAGACCAGCATTCACACCCAGACCTGGCCGCAGAGCGACGCCTCGGCGTTGGTCCGCGACACGGTTCCCCTGGTGATCCAAATCAAGGGCAAGGTGCGCGGCAACCTCGAGGTGCCCGCGGATGCCGACAAGGCCACCCTCGAGAAGCTGACCCTTGAGAGTGAGATCGCGGCGAAATGGCTCGAGGGCAAGGCCCCCAGCCGGGTCATCGTCGTTCCAGGAAAGCTGGTGAACCTGGTCCCCTAA
- a CDS encoding helicase DnaB, whose amino-acid sequence MAVDRVDSSSHSDPTSFSPEELQELQRRFGVHGPQPPLARLFTKGVDQFTPLRNHTVTRLQSLQPVIQQQSRRTGLNPMLLAAILFDEMQHAKPGEDHPLAAHSGLFSTHGPAQLGLSEMEKQGLLRPNASAEEIQEARNQLLDPDRNVEMLAGKMIRLLKLLERDVSETKNVSRSHQHAKTVATLAYLHNGKLDYPARILRYMQDPELHGLVYGRQRKPVSPLI is encoded by the coding sequence GTGGCCGTCGATCGCGTCGACAGCAGCAGCCATTCGGATCCCACCAGCTTTAGCCCCGAAGAACTGCAGGAGCTCCAACGCCGTTTTGGCGTCCACGGGCCCCAGCCGCCCCTGGCGCGCCTGTTCACGAAAGGGGTCGATCAATTCACCCCCCTGCGGAACCACACGGTGACGCGGCTGCAGTCCCTCCAGCCGGTCATTCAGCAGCAGAGCCGTCGCACCGGCCTCAACCCGATGCTGCTGGCGGCCATCTTGTTTGACGAGATGCAGCACGCCAAACCCGGTGAAGACCACCCATTAGCAGCCCATTCCGGTCTGTTCAGCACCCACGGCCCTGCGCAGTTGGGCCTCAGTGAAATGGAAAAGCAGGGCCTGCTGCGGCCCAATGCCAGTGCGGAGGAAATCCAAGAGGCTCGCAATCAGTTGCTGGATCCCGATCGCAACGTTGAAATGCTCGCCGGAAAGATGATACGGCTCTTGAAGCTGCTTGAGCGCGACGTCAGTGAGACCAAAAACGTCAGCCGCTCCCATCAACACGCCAAAACAGTGGCGACTCTGGCCTATTTACACAACGGCAAACTGGACTACCCCGCCCGGATCCTGCGATACATGCAGGATCCCGAACTGCATGGCCTGGTTTATGGCCGCCAGCGCAAACCCGTCTCGCCGCTGATCTAG